The stretch of DNA AAGAACTATTATGGAAATATTAACTATAACTGATGAATTAACTACTAATGTTGTAGAACATGGATATCAATATAAACCTGGAGAACTTATTATTTGTATAGAAAAAGATGAAAATCTGATAAAATTAGTTGTAGAAGATAATGGAGTAGGTTTCGATGACTCAAAAATGAGTAAAGAAGAAGGCGGAATGGGTTTAATGATAGCAAAAAAAATGTCAGATAATTTTAAAATTGAAAAAAAGATAAATGGAACTAAATTTAAAGTAGAAAAGAGATTAAAGGAGGAAAAATAATATGAATACAGAATTTAGTATTGTAGAAAAAAGAGAAGGAGAGGTTATTATATATAGTATAACTGGTGAGTTAGATGCTTTAGTGGCTCCTCAATTAAAAGATAAAATTTCTCATGAAATTGAAGAAGGAGAGAAAAATTTTAT from Fusobacterium perfoetens ATCC 29250 encodes:
- a CDS encoding ATP-binding protein — protein: MEENSNSKKNEIKISISSTLENLSVIRALIRTYLNSYKIDERTIMEILTITDELTTNVVEHGYQYKPGELIICIEKDENLIKLVVEDNGVGFDDSKMSKEEGGMGLMIAKKMSDNFKIEKKINGTKFKVEKRLKEEK